A DNA window from Impatiens glandulifera chromosome 7, dImpGla2.1, whole genome shotgun sequence contains the following coding sequences:
- the LOC124910792 gene encoding protein LURP-one-related 15-like, which yields MAKPIPVVVVGPEYCISDHPVELAIVRKALALTKGNFKINDVNDNELFRMEVQWSLHDSRILRDTAGNPIITIRKKMRTIHSRWEVFRGDSHDKNDLLFTAVTSSCLQFKVKLNVFLAKNEKEEDPDFKLKGCFFKESCIIYTGHDKSKTIIAQMQEDTAVPSVVFEKTNFKITVNPNVDYMMVIALVIILDNIDTFVTKTIDRTDKFVNVLGSLGDS from the exons ATGGCCAAGCCTATTCCAGTGGTCGTGGTCGGACCAGAGTACTGCATATCGGACCATCCAGTGGAGCTGGCGATTGTGAGAAAGGCCCTTGCTTTGACAAAGGGCAACTTCAAGATCAACGATGTCAATGATAATGAGTTGTTCAGAATGGAAGTCCAGTGGTCTCTTCACGACAGTCGGATCCTTCGAGATACTGCAGGAAATCCCATTATCACTATCCGCAAGAAG ATGAGAACTATACATTCAAGATGGGAAGTGTTCAGAGGAGACAGTCACGACAAGAATGATCTTTTGTTCACGGCTGTAACGAGCTCATGTCTGCAGTTCAAGGTAAAGTTGAATGTGTTCTTAGCAAAAAACGAGAAAGAAGAAGATCCTGACTTTAAGTTGAAAGGATGCTTTTTTAAGGAGTCTTGCATCATATACACTGGACATGACAAATCCAAAACCATTATTGCCCAG ATGCAGGAGGATACTGCTGTACCAAGCGTCGTGTTTGAGAAAACTAATTTCAAGATCACAGTGAATCCAAACGTGGATTACATGATGGTAATTGCATTGGTTATTATTCTCGACAATATTGACACTTTTGTTACAAAAACAATTGATAGAACTGataaatttgttaatgttttaGGGTCACTTGGTGATTCGTAA
- the LOC124909855 gene encoding protein LURP-one-related 15-like — translation MAEPILVVGPEYCISDHPMELGIVRKALALTTGNFKISDVNDNDLFKLQVQWSLHDSRILRDTAGNPIITLREKIRTMHSRWQVFKGNSHDKNDLLFTAVTSSCLQFKVKLNVFLAKNVKEEEPDFKLKGSFSKGSCIIYTGHDKSKTIIAQMQEKTTVQGVLLGKTNFRVTVNPNVDYVLVIALIIILDKIDTFVKKVVDTTVETVTSTLVSL, via the exons ATGGCCGAGCCTATTCTCGTGGTCGGACCTGAGTACTGCATATCGGACCATCCAATGGAGCTGGGGATTGTGAGAAAGGCCCTTGCTTTGACAACTGGAAACTTCAAGATCAGCGATGTCAATGATAATGATTTGTTCAAATTGCAAGTCCAGTGGTCTCTTCACGACAGTCGGATCCTTCGTGATACTGCAGGAAATCCCATTATCACTCTCCGCGAGAAG ATAAGAACTATGCATTCAAGATGGCAAGTGTTCAAAGGAAACAGTCACGACAAGAATGATCTTTTGTTCACGGCTGTAACGAGCTCATGTCTGCAGTTCAAGGTAAAGTTGAATGTGTTCTTAGCAAAAAATGTGAAAGAAGAAGAGCCTGACTTTAAGTTGAAAGGAAGCTTTTCTAAGGGGTCTTGCATCATATACACTGGACATGACAAATCCAAAACCATTATTGCCCAG ATGCAGGAGAAGACTACTGTACAAGGCGTCTTGTTGGGGAAAACTAATTTCAGGGTCACAGTAAATCCAAACGTGGACTACGTGTTGGTAATTGCACTCATTATTATTCTCGACAAAATTGACACTTTTGTTAAGAAAGTAGTTGATACAACCGTTGAAACTGTTACTTCTACTTTAGTGTCATTGTGA